From Podospora bellae-mahoneyi strain CBS 112042 chromosome 3, whole genome shotgun sequence, the proteins below share one genomic window:
- the CEL3A gene encoding glycoside hydrolase 3 (CAZy:GH3; EggNog:ENOG503NVBN; COG:G) yields the protein MALQTFFLLAAAMLANAETTGEKVSRQAPSGAQAWAAAHSQAAATLARMSQQDKINMVTGIGWDRGPCVGNTAAISSINYPQICLQDGPLGIRFGTGTTAFTPGVQAASTWDVDLIRQRGAYLGAEAKGCGIHILLGPVAGALGKIPHGGRNWEGFGADPYLAGIAMKETIEGIQSAGVQANAKHYIANEQELNRETMSSNVDDRTQHELYLWPFADAVHANVASVMCSYNKLNGTWACENDKALNQILKKELGFQGYVLSDWNAQHSTALSANSGLDMTMPGTDFNGRNVYWGPQLNNAVNAGQVQRSRLDDMCKRILAGWYLLGQNQGYPAINIRANVQGNHKENVRAVARDGIVLLKNDGILPLSKPRKIAVVGSHSVNNPQGINACVDKGCNVGTLGMGWGSGSVNYPYLVSPYDALRTRAQADGTQISLHNTDSTNGVSNVVSDADAVVVVITADSGEGYITVEGHAGDRSHLDPWHNGNQLVQAAAAANKNVIVVVHSVGQITLETILNTNGVRAIVWAGLPGQENGNALVDVLYGLVSPSGKLPYTIGKRESDYGTAVVRGDDNFREGLFVDYRHFDNARIEPRYEFGFGLSYTNFTFSDIKITSNVKPGPATGQTIPGGPADLWEDVATVTATITNSGAVEGAEVAQLYIGLPSSAPASPPKQLRGFSKLKLAPGASGTATFNLRRRDLSYWDTRLQNWVVPSGNFVVSVGASSRDIRLTGTITA from the exons ATGGCTCTTCAAACCTTCTTCCTGCTGGCGGCAGCCATGCTGGCCAACGCAGAGACAACAGGCGAAAAGGTCTCTCGGCAAGCACCGTCTGGCGCTCAAGCATGGGCCGCCGCCCACTCCCAGGCTGCCGCCACTCTGGCCAGGATGTCACAGCAAGACAAGATCAACATGGTCACGGGCATTGGCTGGGACAGAGGGCCTTGCGTGGGAAACACAGCTGCCATCAGCTCCATCAACTATCCTCAAATCTGTCTTCAGGATGGACCATTGGGCATTCGCTTCGGCACTGGTACCACCGCCTTCACACCTGGCGTCCAAGCTGCTTCGACATGGGACGTTGATCTGATCCGGCAGCGCGGTGCTTATCTGGGCGCCGAAGCCAAGGGCTGCGGCATTCACATCCTTTTGGGGCCCGTCGCCGGTGCCCTGGGCAAGATTCCCCACGGCGGTCGCAACTGGGAGGGATTTGGCGCCGACCCCTACCTTGCCGGTATTGCCATGAAGGAGACCATCGAGGGTATTCAGTCAGCAGGCGTCCAGGCCAACGCCAAGCACTACATTGCAAACGAACAAGAGCTCAACCGCGAGACCATGAGCAGCAATGTGGATGACCGCACTCAGCACGAGCTCTACCTCTGGCCCTTTGCCGACGCCGTGCACGCCAACGTCGCCAGCGTCATGTGCAGTTACAACAAGCTCAATGGCACGTGGGCTTGCGAGAATGACAAGGCTCTGAATCAgatcttgaagaaggagctcGGTTTCCAGGGCTACGTTCTCAGCGACTGGAATGCTCAGCACAGCACTGCTCTGTCTGCTAACAGCGGTCTGGACATGACTATGCCCGGTACCGATTTCAACGGCCGCAATGTCTACTGGGGCCCTCAACTGAATAACGCTGTCAACGCCGGCCAGGTTCAGAGATCCAGACTAGACGACATGTGCAAGAGAATCTTGGCTGGCTGGTACTTGCTCGGTCAGAACCAGGGCTATcccgccatcaacatcaggGCTAACGTTCAGGGCAACCACAAGGAGAACGTACGTGCTGTTGCCAGAGACGGCATCGTCTTGCTGAAGAACGATGGAATTCTGCCGCTTTCCAAGCCGAGAAAGATTGCTGTCGTGGGCTCCCACTCCGTCAACAATCCCCAGGGAATTAACGCCTGTGTTGACAAGGGCTGCAATGTTGGCACCCTTGGCATGGGCTGGGGTTCAGGCAGCGTCAACTACCCCTATCTCGTGTCCCCGTACGATGCTCTCCGGACTCGTGCTCAGGCCGATGGAACACAAATCAGCCTCCACAACACTGACAGCACCAACGGTGTGTCAAACGTTGTGTCTGACgctgatgctgttgttgttgtcatcaCTGCCGATTCTGGTGAAGGGTACATCACTGTCGAGGGCCACGCTGGCGACCGCAGCCACCTTGACCCGTGGCACAACGGCAACCAACTTGTTCAGGCTGCCGCGGCTGCCAACAAGAACGTCATCGTTGTTGTGCACAGTGTTGGCCAGATCACCCTGGAGACTATCCTCAACACCAATGGAGTCCGCGCGATTGTGTGGGCTGGTCTTCCGGGCCAAGAGAATGGCAACGCTCTTGTTGATGTTCTCTACGGCTTGGTTTCGCCATCTGGAAAGCTTCCCTACACCATTGGCAAGAGGGAGTCGGACTATGGAACAGCCGTTGTTCGTGGGGATGATAACTTCAGGGAGGGCCTTTTTGTTGACTACCGTCACTTTGACAATGCCAGGATCGAGCCGCGGTATGAGTTTGGCTTTGGTCTTT CTTACACCAATTTCACCTTCTCCGACATCAAGATTACTTCCAATGTCAAGCCGGGGCCCGCTACTGGCCAGACCATTCCCGGCGGACCTGCCGACCTGTGGGAGGACGTTGCGACAGTCACTgcaaccatcaccaactcggGTGCTGTCGAGGGCGCTGAGGTTGCCCAGCTTTACATCGGCCTGCCGTCCTCGGCTCCTGCCTCTCCCCCGAAGCAGCTGCGTGGATTTTCCAAGCTGAAGCTGGCCCCGGGTGCCAGCGGCACTGCCACATTCAACCTCAGACGCAGAGATCTCAGCTATTGGGATACCCGCCTCCAAAACTGGGTCGTGCCCAGCGGCAACTTTGTCGTCAGCGTCGGGGCCAGCTCGAGAGATATCCGCTTGACGGGCACCATCACGGCGTAG
- a CDS encoding hypothetical protein (EggNog:ENOG503NUT8) yields MKTSATLLMAMSALVAAEPMSVLRQKKLDLWSAQSEAGVFDINRYASQAATSCVNGKAGEYQCKNVDLVSFLRHQDMGSSTRRGNDVWGWTHAASGREFGAVGQTDGTAFVEIKADGSLVYLGRLPTQTTSSSWRDMKVIGNHVYIGAESSNHGLQVFDLTKLLTITTPRTFSITSDLKARFTGFGNSHNIVAHEEKNMIYAVGTGTAAGCRGGLFMVNVTNPAAPTSAGCMSAGGYVHDAQCVVYKGPDTRYTNKEICFNFNEDTLDIVDVTNKRSPVTLSSTGYTGSSYTHQGWLADAGMRYLLLDDELDEQNRKGPAANQKTTTYIVDISSLTAPKFTGTYQSPATAIDHNQYVHNGLSYQANYGSGLRIVDVRSVTTDPTGKSFKEVGFFDCYPEDDSVGGRAEFTGTWSVYPYFKSGHILLNSIERGVFVLKYTGA; encoded by the exons ATGAAGACCTCCGCCACTCTCCTCATGGCCATGTCGGCCTTGGTCGCCGCCGAGCCCATGTCGGTGCTGCgccagaagaagctcgaccTCTGGTCCGCCCAGAGCGAGGCCGGTGTCTTCGACATCAACCGCTACGCTTCCCAGGCCGCCACCTCTTGCGTCAACGGCAAGGCTGGCGAGTACCAGTGCAAGAACGTTGACCTGGTCTCGTTCTTGCGCCACCAGGACATGGGCTCCAGCACCCGCCGCGGTAACGACGTCTGGG GATGGACTCACGCCGCCTCAGGCCGTGAGTTCGGCGCTGTTGGCCAGACTGACGGTACCGCTTTCGTCGAGATCAAGGCTGACGGCTCTCTCGTCTACCTTGGCCGTCTCCCCACCCAGACCACGTCGTCTTCGTGGCGTGACATGAAGGTCATCGGCAACCATGTCTACATTGGTGCCGAGTCCAGCAACCACGGTCTTCAGGTCTTTGACTTGACCAagctcctcaccatcaccaccccccgcacCTTCAGCATCACCTCCGACCTCAAGGCCCGCTTCACCGGCTTCGGCAACAGCCACAACATCGTCGCCCACGAGGAGAAGAACATGATCTACGCTGTCGGCACCGGCACTGCCGCCGGCTGCCGCGGAGGTCTCTTCATGGTCAACGTGACCAACCCCGCCGCTCCCACCTCGGCCGGCTGCATGTCGGCTGGCGGCTACGTCCACGACGCCCAGTGCGTGGTCTACAAGGGTCCCGACACCCGCTACACCAACAAGGAGATCTGCTTCAACTTCAACGAGGACACCCTCGACATTGTTGACGTGACCAACAAGCGCAGCCCAGTCACGCTCTCCAGCACGGGGTACACCGGTTCCTCGTACACGCACCAGGGCTGGCTCGCCGACGCCGGCATGcgctacctcctcctcgatgaCGAGCTGGATGAGCAGAACCGCAAAGGTCCTGCCGCCAACCAAAAGACTACCACCTACATTGTCGACATCTCCAGCCTGACTGCCCCCAAGTTCACCGGCACCTACCAGAgccccgccaccgccatcgaCCACAACCAGTACGTTCACAACGGCCTCAGCTACCAGGCCAACTACGGCTCTGGTCTCCGCATCGTTGATGTCCGCAGCGTTACCACCGATCCTACTGGCAAGAGCTTCAAGGAGGTTGGCTTCTTTGACTGCTACCCCGAGGATGACTCTGTTGGTGGCCGCGCCGAGTTCACCGGTACCTGGTCTGTGTACCCTTACTTCAAGAGCGGCCACATCCTTCTCAACTCGATCGAGAGGGGTGTCTTCGTGCTCAAGTACACCGGCGCTTGA
- the HET-S gene encoding Heterokaryon incompatibility protein S (COG:J; EggNog:ENOG503Q0YT), which yields MPEPFGIVASALSVAGLFNNCVACFEYVQLGRPFGRDYERCQLRLDIAKARLSRWGEAVKINDDPRFHSSMPTDKSVQLAQSIVEEILLLFESAQKTSKRYELVADQQDLVVFEDKDMTPIGRALHRRLKDIVSRRQKVTSLAKKTAWALYDGKSLEKIVDQVAGFVDELEKAFPIEAVCHKLAEIEIEEVEDEASLTILKDAAGGIDAAMSDAAAQKIDAIVGRNSAKDIRTEERARVQLGNVVTAAALHGEIRISDQTTNSVETVVGKGESRVLIGNEYGGKGFWDDNGR from the coding sequence ATGCCAGAACCGTTCGGGATCGTTGCTAGCGCCTTGAGCGTTGCCGGCCTCTTCAATAACTGCGTTGCCTGTTTTGAGTACGTCCAGCTGGGTCGCCCTTTTGGGCGCGACTACGAGAGATGCCAGCTCCGACTGGACATTGCGAAAGCCCGATTGAGCCGATGGGGCGAGGCGGTCAAGATCAACGACGACCCACGGTTCCACTCCAGCATGCCAACCGATAAGTCGGTGCAATTAGCGCAATCGATCGTCGAGGAAATCTTGCTTCTCTTCGAGTCCGCCCAGAAGACGTCGAAGCGATACGAGCTCGTTGCGGACCAGCAGGATCTGGTGGTGTTCGAGGATAAGGATATGACGCCGATCGGACGAGCGCTGCATCGTCGGCTGAAAGATATCGTTTCTCGGAGACAGAAAGTGACGAGTCTAGCGAAAAAGACGGCATGGGCATTGTACGACGGAAAAAGCCTCGAGAAAATAGTCGACCAGGTCGCTGGCTTTGTcgatgagctggagaaggcctTCCCTATTGAGGCCGTATGTCACAAGTTGGCAGAGATCGAGAttgaagaggtggaggacgAGGCGAGCCTAACAATACTCAAGGATGCGGCGGGTGGGATCGACGCAGCTATGTCTGATGCGGCTGCGCAGAAGATCGACGCGATTGTGGGAAGGAATTCCGCCAAGGATATCAGAACAGAGGAACGTGCAAGGGTCCAGCTCGGCAATGTTGTCACTGCGGCAGCCCTACATGGTGAGATCCGTATCAGCGACCAGACAACCAACTCGGTAGAGACGGTTGTGGGGAAGGGCGAGTCTAGGGTCCTTATTGGAAATGAGTACGGAGGTAAGGGGTTCTGGGATGACAACGGCAGGTAG
- the NWD2 gene encoding NACHT and WD40-domain containing NOD-like receptor 2 (EggNog:ENOG503NZ4C; COG:S), which yields MANQVRSIHAEGQARLHVGNSYYGSSDFLPTANDAAFDSHAEEHNARCHRDTRTELLRQIREQSSRRDYLLAERHGRDRSFADDGILGASFFFKREEGDRGKATLFFPTIASQLVRKIPALEAFVREAINNNPDPLDRIHHAIAVIVVDALDECDGDNDVKAIISLLSQARKLRSPGLKIFITSRPELPIRLGFKNVTGEYQDLALHQIQEPIVEHDISAFLRHELARIRDDYNHQTLEGVELLPNWPGEHAIRTLTQMAVPLFIFAATLEKVLQYQRKAYGSELGKLDATYLPVLKQIITGHTNPQKLLTAVQDVVGPIVLLAQPLSVLSLVQLLNFSTTFICGRLNSLHSVLSIPSRIDSPVRLFHLSFRDFLVDPTKRAAEFWIDETKYHKSLADRCIQLLEQHLKRDICRLEVPGKLRSEIDQRTIDAALPPETQYACQYWVHHLKEGRSTVQDGGPVHSFLTSHLLHWLEALSLLGRISESISMVDDLLTFLHPTSATEISAFLCDLKRFILNSQWIIDIAPLQIYASVLVFSPARSITRGIFKQEERKWITSGPIVQDSWNAWRQTLEGHSDPVSSVAFSPDSKWIASGSGDRTIKIWDLETGSCQQTLQGHGGSVYSVASSLNSTLIAFRSEKTSWHWRYR from the exons ATGGCAAATCAGGTTCGGTCAATACATGCTGAAGGGCAAGCACGCCTGCATGTCGGCAATAGTTATTACGGCTCGAGCGACTTCCTCCCGACCGCAAACGATGCAGCCTTCGACTCCCACGCGGAAGAGCATAACGCCCGATGCCACCGCGACACCCGAACCGAGCTCCTCCGTCAGATCAGAGA ACAATCCTCACGGCGAGACTATCTTTTGGCTGAACGGCATGGCAGGGACAGG TCGTTCGCGGACGACGGCATCCTCGGCGCGAGTTTCTTCTTCaaaagagaggaaggcgacCGTGGCAAAGCAACCTTGTTTTTCCCTACAATTGCCAGCCAGCTTGTGCGCAAAATCCCTGCCCTGGAGGCTTTTGTCAGAGAGGCTATCAATAACAACCCGGAT CCTCTGGATCGTATTCACCACGCTATAGCTGTGATCGTCGTTGACGCTCTCGATGAGTGTGACGGTGACAACGACGTGaaggccatcatctccttACTATCACAAGCAAGGAAACTCCGCTCCCCAGGTTTGAAAATCTTCATTACCAGCCGACCTGAGCTGCCCATTCGCCTCGGCTTCAAGAACGTTACGGGAGAGTATCAGGACCTAGCACTGCATCAAATCCAGGAACCAATCGTCGAACACGATATATCTGCATTCTTGCGACACGAACTCGCGAGAATCAGGGACGACTACAACCACCAAACTCTCGAAGGCGTAGAGTTGCTGCCAAATTGGCCCGGTGAACATGCTATTCGAACTCTCACTCAGATGGCCGTCCCATTGTTTATTTTCGCTGCAACC CTGGAGAAAGTCTTGCAGTATCAGAGGAAGGCCTACGGTTCCGAGCTCGGCAAGCTCGACGCGACATATCTCCCAGTTCTTAAGCAGATCATTACCGGACATACTAATCCGCAGAAGCTGTTAACTGCCGTCCAAGATGTGGTTGGCCCCATTGTCCTCCTCGCTCAGCCCCTTTCGGTGTTGTCGCTTGTGCAACTTCTCAACTTCTCCACTACATTCATATGTGGCAGGCTCAACTCTCTCCACTCCGTCCTAAGCATTCCCTCGAGGATAGATTCTCCTGTCAGACTCTTTCATTTGTCCTTCCGTGACTTCCTCGTCGATCCAACCAAGCGTGCTGCTGAGTTTTGGATCGACGAGACAAAATATCACAAGTCACTTGCGGACAGATGTATTCAACTGTTGGAACAACACCTCAAGAGAGATATCTGCCGTCTAGAAGTACCGGGAAAGCTGCGGTCAGAGATCGATCAGCGAACTATTGACGCCGCTCTGCCGCCCGAGACCCAGTACGCCTGTCAGTACTGGGTCCACCATTTGAAGGAGGGTAGAAGCACCGTACAGGATGGCGGCCCAGTCCACAGCTTCCTGACGAGCCATCTACTTCATTGGCTTGAAGCGCTCAGCCTCTTGGGCCGTATCTCGGAGAGTATCAGCATGGTAGACGATTTATTAACCTTTCTACAT CCCACAAGTGCTACTGAGATATCTGCATTCCTCTGTGATCTGAAACGGTTTATTTTAAACAGTCAATGGATTATCGACATAGCGCCTCTTCAGATATACGCTTCAGTACTTGTGTTCAGCCCGGCCCGCAGTATAACAAGAGGCATATTTAAGCAAGAAGAACGGAAGTGGATTACTAGCGGGCCAATTGTACAAGATAGTTGGAATGCGTGGCGGCAGACGCTAGAGGGGCATAGCGATCCGGTCTCGTCAGTCGCGTTTTCGCCGGATTCGAAGTGGATTGCCTCCGGGTCAGGCGATCGCACCATTAAGATCTGGGATCTCGAAACTGGATCATGCCAGCAGACGCTACAGGGGCATGGCGGTTCGGTCTATTCGGTTGCATCTTCGCTTAACTCAACATTAATTGCATTCCGATCAGAGAAGACGTCATGGCATTGGCGATACAGATGA
- a CDS encoding hypothetical protein (MEROPS:MER0033274; EggNog:ENOG503NYYT; COG:I) codes for MGPRPIVSIEYRLCPETTLPEGPMEDTASAPAWVRKTLPSLSLTRKDIRVDGEKVVAVGWSTGGFLAMSLSWNAAEYNIRPPEAILVFYSPSDYEDIFWAQPNIPEGSESAFPITAGLDIMTFDQPVTAYNPPTSAKAVGGWMSVLDPRSRLVLYMNHQGKTLEVLLHGVSAINGDTKVSEEEALAVSPLAQVQRKRYRTPTFIIHPR; via the exons ATGGGTCCTCGTCCTATAG TCAGCATCGAGTATCGTCTTTGTCCCGAAACGACTCTCCCAGAAGGCCCGATGGAGGATACAGCTTCCGCCCCTGCATGGGTGAGGAAgacccttccctccctctctttgACCAGAAAGGACATAAGGGTAGATGGTGAAAAGGTCGTGGCAGTTGGCTGGAGCACCGGtggcttcttggccatgaGTCTCTCTTGGAACGCGGCTGAGTATAACATTAGACCTCCAGAGGCTATTCTTGTTTTTTATTCCCCTTCCGATTACGAAGACATCTTTTGGGCGCAGCCCAACATCCCGGAGGGGTCAGAGTCGGCCTTCCCCATCACGGCTGGCTTAGATATCATGACCTTTGATCAGCCAGTCACAGCATACAATCCGCCAACCTCAGCCAAGGCAGTAGGTGGGTGGATGTCAGTACTGGATCCACGCTCCCGGCTGGTGTTGTATATGAATCACCAGGGCAAGACGCTTGAAGTTCTCCTGCATGGTGTTTCTGCAATCAATGGAGATACAAAGGTCTCTGAAGAGGAAGCCTTAGCGGTTTCGCCGTTGGCTCAGGTGCAACGAAAACGGTACAGGACGCCAaccttcatcatccacccccgTTAG
- a CDS encoding hypothetical protein (COG:I; EggNog:ENOG503P2CD) → MELLQDVKLSVDDATAIAIIRLNRPTKRNAFSQSMINQLVSILRYINGLDSVRAVVLAGNPEGPFCAGMDIKELSQLSTVEANRQLFLKDLTDAFANFSKPIIAAVIGAALGGGFELALAADIIYAADDAIFGLPEVNIGTIPGAGGTQRLTKVLGKHKAMELILTGSSTTAPDFERLGLVNRVFPRQKVESEAIKLAQKIATKSAAGLKLAKTAILAAENSHLEVGMSLERSLYYATFDLEDFREGHTAFLEKRTPYFSHT, encoded by the exons ATGGAATTATTGCAAGATGTGAAGCTCAGTGTTGATGACGCCACTGCTATCGCCATCATCCGTCTTAATCGGCCAACAAAGCGCAACGCCTTTTCACAGTCGATGATCAATCAGCTTGTCTCTATTCTCCGCTACATCAATGGTTTGGATTCTGTGCGGGCTGTTGTTCTGGCTGGGAACCCAGAGGGACCATTTTGTG CGGGCATGGACATAAAGGAACTATCCCAACTCTCTACCGTGGAGGCGAATCGACAGCTTTTCCTCAAGGATCTCACAGATGCGTTTGCAAATTTTTCAAAACCGATCATAGCTGCCGTGATCGGGGCTGCA CTTGGTGGAGGTTTCGAATTAGCATTAGCG GCAGACATCATTTATGCGGCAGATGATGCAATCTTCGGTCTCCCAGAAGTCAACATCGGCACGATCCCGGGTGCTGGGGGCACTCAAAGGCTAACCAAAGTGTTGGGAAAACACAAG GCAATGGAACTTATTTTGACAGGGAGTTCGACTACAGCACCGGATTTCGAACGGCTTGGACTTGTGAACAGAGTTTTTCCACGTCAAAAAGTTGAGAGTGAAGCCATCAAACTCGCTCAAAAGATTGCAACGAAGTCAGCAGCCGGACTCAAACTCGCAAAAACGGCCATTCTTGCAG CTGAGAATTCACATCTTGAAGTTGGCATGTCATTGGAGAGGTCCTTGTATTATGCGACCTTTGATTTGGAGGATTTCCGTGAAGGGCACACGGCTTTTTTGGAGAAGAGAACACCATATTTTAGTCATACATAG